One window of Desulfobaculum bizertense DSM 18034 genomic DNA carries:
- a CDS encoding transporter substrate-binding domain-containing protein: MRKLHTLAIALFAAAFLLVSTAPAQAGKLGRQLTEESTLTTILKRGTLRVGMDTFVPWAMKDKTGKFIGFEIDVARRLAEDMGVDIEFVPTSWDGIIPALLAGKFDLLIGGMGIRADRAVKVNFSIPYYSTGMSIVANSKKIPGATKLEDFNKEDIVISARKGTTAAKAAKRFMPNAKLRLFNKEPQAVQELLNGRAHAFISMAPLPAQEAIKHKDKLYLPMTGNFTNEPNGIAMRKGDVDMLNFVNSWIRATKAEGWILDRQKYWFTTLDWQSQVQ, from the coding sequence ATGCGTAAACTTCATACCTTGGCCATTGCCCTTTTTGCTGCTGCATTTCTACTTGTCAGCACAGCTCCGGCTCAGGCCGGAAAACTGGGGCGTCAGCTCACAGAAGAAAGCACCCTGACCACCATCCTGAAACGCGGCACACTTCGCGTCGGCATGGATACCTTTGTCCCGTGGGCCATGAAGGACAAGACCGGGAAATTCATCGGCTTTGAAATTGACGTTGCCCGCCGCCTTGCCGAAGACATGGGCGTTGACATCGAATTCGTTCCCACCTCATGGGACGGCATTATTCCGGCCCTGCTGGCTGGCAAATTTGACCTCCTGATTGGTGGCATGGGCATCCGTGCCGACCGCGCCGTCAAGGTCAACTTCTCCATCCCCTACTACTCCACGGGTATGTCCATTGTTGCCAACTCCAAAAAAATCCCCGGAGCCACAAAGCTCGAGGATTTCAACAAAGAGGACATCGTCATTTCGGCCCGCAAAGGCACCACCGCAGCCAAAGCGGCCAAACGCTTTATGCCCAATGCCAAACTGCGCCTCTTTAACAAGGAACCGCAGGCTGTTCAGGAGCTTCTCAATGGCCGCGCCCATGCCTTCATCAGCATGGCTCCGCTTCCCGCTCAGGAAGCCATCAAGCACAAAGACAAGCTCTACCTGCCCATGACAGGCAACTTTACCAACGAACCTAATGGCATTGCCATGCGCAAGGGTGACGTGGACATGCTGAACTTCGTCAATTCCTGGATTCGTGCCACAAAGGCCGAAGGCTGGATTCTCGATCGTCAGAAATACTGGTTCACCACCTTGGACTGGCAGTCTCAGGTACAGTAA
- a CDS encoding amino acid ABC transporter permease, translating to MLHTKKPRITPLDIGIILVIAAALAAFGWRVDTQLDYEWKWTALGQYFLLHDPDQGWIPGLLTQGLLTTIKLSLWTMLFATIIGVVMGLARTSRSLFNRLIGQAYVGLVRNIPPLVLIFIFYFFISDQIFTAMGIDTMVRNAPPWVQEFLAITAAPVNQFTGFLSALVTLAIYEGAYITEHVRAGVQAVSVQQYEAAYALGLSPWHRMRHVIFPQAMTHIMPPLTGQFISTIKDSAIVSVISIQELTFQGMELMAATYMTFEIWIVITILYLILTVSCSVLSRYAERWFRRHEV from the coding sequence GTGCTACACACAAAAAAGCCCCGTATTACTCCACTTGATATTGGCATCATTCTCGTGATCGCTGCTGCGCTTGCTGCATTTGGCTGGCGGGTTGATACCCAGCTGGATTACGAATGGAAATGGACTGCACTGGGGCAGTATTTCCTGCTCCATGACCCTGACCAGGGATGGATTCCCGGTCTTCTCACACAGGGGCTGCTCACCACGATCAAGCTCAGCCTGTGGACTATGCTCTTTGCCACCATTATCGGCGTTGTCATGGGGCTGGCCCGCACAAGCCGCAGCCTGTTCAACCGCCTTATTGGTCAGGCCTATGTTGGGCTGGTCCGCAACATTCCCCCGCTGGTCCTGATCTTTATTTTTTATTTCTTCATTTCTGACCAGATTTTCACCGCAATGGGAATTGATACCATGGTGCGCAATGCCCCGCCGTGGGTGCAGGAATTTCTGGCCATCACCGCCGCACCCGTGAACCAGTTCACCGGATTCCTTTCCGCGCTGGTCACGCTTGCCATTTATGAAGGTGCATACATCACGGAACACGTTCGCGCAGGCGTTCAGGCTGTTTCCGTACAGCAGTACGAGGCCGCCTATGCCCTCGGTCTCAGCCCGTGGCATCGCATGCGCCATGTTATTTTCCCGCAGGCCATGACCCACATCATGCCTCCGCTCACTGGCCAGTTTATTTCAACCATCAAGGACTCGGCCATTGTCTCTGTTATCTCCATTCAGGAGCTGACCTTTCAGGGCATGGAACTTATGGCCGCAACGTACATGACCTTTGAAATCTGGATTGTTATTACAATCCTGTACCTTATACTCACTGTGAGCTGCTCTGTCCTTTCCCGCTACGCAGAGCGCTGGTTTAGACGCCATGAAGTCTGA
- a CDS encoding glutaredoxin family protein, translating to MAKDVKIFALSTCVHCRRAQDYLDECGVKYDCVHVDQLDGAERDQVIEELKKHNPSLSFPTLLIDGCKVVVGFDEAKIKELLES from the coding sequence ATGGCAAAGGATGTCAAAATTTTTGCATTATCAACCTGTGTCCACTGCCGAAGGGCACAGGACTATCTGGATGAATGCGGCGTCAAATACGACTGCGTCCACGTCGACCAGCTCGACGGGGCAGAACGGGATCAGGTCATTGAAGAACTCAAAAAGCACAATCCATCCCTGTCATTCCCGACGCTGCTCATTGATGGCTGCAAGGTTGTGGTGGGCTTTGACGAGGCCAAAATCAAGGAACTGCTGGAGAGCTAA